Proteins from one Candidatus Nitrospira nitrosa genomic window:
- a CDS encoding SIS domain-containing protein — protein sequence MIQEIALAARVVEFSDLITRCEVTHRDGSALFLEAGMEDLWRRLNQLRNDGGHLYVIGNGGSAAVASHAVTDFFNVAKLRATTLHESSLMTCMSNDFGYENALGRMVKQLVKAGDVVIAISSSGKSMNIRNAVTEATIAGGYVVTFSGFAQDNPLRFLGDLNLWINSADYGLVEVGHQFLLHNLSDRFGAGLVG from the coding sequence GTGATCCAAGAGATTGCTCTTGCTGCTCGGGTGGTTGAATTTTCTGATCTCATCACTCGTTGTGAAGTAACCCACAGGGATGGGTCGGCTCTGTTCCTTGAAGCGGGAATGGAGGATCTCTGGCGCCGATTGAATCAACTCCGTAATGATGGGGGGCATCTCTATGTGATCGGTAATGGAGGAAGCGCCGCCGTGGCGAGCCATGCCGTCACCGACTTCTTCAACGTTGCCAAGTTGAGAGCGACAACGTTGCACGAAAGTTCTCTGATGACCTGCATGTCGAATGATTTCGGGTACGAGAACGCACTCGGGCGAATGGTCAAGCAACTGGTCAAAGCGGGTGATGTGGTGATTGCCATCAGTAGTTCGGGGAAGTCCATGAATATCAGGAATGCCGTGACGGAGGCGACCATTGCGGGAGGTTACGTTGTGACCTTCAGTGGGTTTGCGCAGGACAACCCGCTCCGCTTTCTCGGTGATCTGAATCTCTGGATCAATTCGGCGGATTATGGATTGGTGGAAGTCGGTCATCAGTTCTTGTTGCACAATCTCTCCGACAGGTTCGGGGCAGGTCTGGTGGGTTGA
- a CDS encoding radical SAM protein, translating into MDKFGIDSHKLIYHPQRVTQFLDAGDDWERAKAVYPIYIEVSPVGACNHRCTFCAVDYIGYKSRMLDVEMFSERVAEMGRLGVKSIMFAGEGEPLLHRNINELVSATSTAGIDISFTTNATALNEAFIERSLPLTSWIKTSLNAGTAANYAKIHCTKERDFDRVIANLKHAVLAKRRAGLRCALGAQAILLPENAHEMELLAKICRDEIGLDYLVVKPYSQHLFSETHMYEDINYSNYLALADALRILNTESFHVVFRENTMRKYTQDESERYTKCNATPFFWAYIMADGAVYGCSAYLLDERFAYGNINERTFQSIWEGPERKANFHYVRHELNIKDCRKNCRMDEVNRYLFTLREEKIEHVNFI; encoded by the coding sequence ATGGATAAATTTGGAATTGATAGCCATAAACTTATCTATCATCCGCAACGTGTCACGCAGTTTTTGGATGCAGGCGATGATTGGGAAAGGGCAAAGGCTGTCTACCCAATTTATATCGAGGTGTCCCCTGTGGGTGCCTGTAACCATCGATGTACGTTCTGCGCCGTTGATTACATCGGTTACAAAAGTCGAATGCTGGATGTCGAGATGTTCTCAGAGCGCGTTGCTGAAATGGGGCGTTTGGGAGTCAAGAGCATCATGTTTGCCGGGGAAGGCGAGCCGCTCCTTCATCGGAACATCAATGAGCTCGTCAGTGCCACCAGCACTGCCGGTATCGATATCTCGTTTACGACCAATGCCACGGCGCTGAACGAGGCGTTCATCGAGCGGTCTCTTCCGCTGACTTCGTGGATCAAGACGTCGCTGAATGCGGGGACGGCAGCGAATTATGCCAAGATTCATTGCACCAAAGAGCGAGACTTCGATCGAGTAATCGCCAATCTTAAGCATGCGGTCTTAGCCAAGAGACGGGCCGGATTGCGGTGTGCGTTGGGAGCACAAGCGATTTTGTTGCCCGAGAATGCACACGAGATGGAGCTCCTTGCGAAGATTTGCCGAGATGAAATCGGTCTTGATTATCTTGTTGTCAAGCCATATTCTCAGCACTTGTTCAGTGAGACGCACATGTACGAGGATATCAACTACAGCAACTATCTGGCGCTGGCCGATGCGCTTCGGATTCTCAATACCGAGAGCTTCCATGTGGTGTTTCGGGAAAATACGATGAGGAAATACACTCAAGATGAGAGTGAGCGCTATACCAAATGCAATGCCACTCCGTTCTTTTGGGCGTATATCATGGCCGATGGCGCGGTGTACGGCTGTAGTGCGTATCTGCTCGATGAGCGTTTCGCGTATGGAAACATTAACGAGCGGACGTTTCAGTCGATTTGGGAAGGCCCTGAACGGAAAGCCAATTTTCATTATGTGCGGCATGAATTGAATATTAAAGACTGTCGCAAGAATTGCCGGATGGATGAGGTGAATCGATATTTATTCACTCTGCGAGAAGAGAAAATCGAGCACGTTAATTTCATTTGA
- a CDS encoding SDR family oxidoreductase produces MKCVVTGGAGFIGSHLSELLLHKGHDVIVVDNLTSGRMSNLKAATSNPRCTFVQADIRDLPSLQPAFREVDWVFHLAGLADIVPSIEMPAQYYSTNVTGTFNVLECARMCGARRFVYAASSSSYGIPDIYPTPESSPIKPQYPYALTKYLGEELVLHWAQVYKLPALSLRLFNVYGTRSRTSGAYGAVFGVFLAQKLNGHPYTVVGDGKQTRDFTYVTDVAGAFLAAAESSVTGVAMNVGSGNHYSVNRLVELLGGSVVHIPKRPGEPDCTFASVEKIETLLSWKAKVTFEAGVEMMLRNINDWKDAPVWDPSSISQATQAWFQHLGV; encoded by the coding sequence ATGAAGTGTGTGGTCACGGGAGGGGCAGGATTCATAGGAAGTCATTTATCCGAACTTTTGCTCCACAAGGGGCATGATGTCATCGTTGTGGATAACCTCACATCCGGTCGGATGAGCAATCTGAAAGCTGCGACCAGCAATCCACGCTGTACCTTCGTTCAGGCGGACATTCGCGATCTCCCGTCTTTGCAGCCGGCTTTTCGAGAAGTGGACTGGGTTTTTCACCTTGCGGGGCTTGCGGATATCGTCCCCTCAATCGAAATGCCGGCACAGTATTACAGCACGAACGTCACCGGCACGTTCAATGTGCTTGAGTGTGCGCGGATGTGCGGTGCAAGGCGGTTCGTCTACGCAGCCTCCTCGTCAAGCTACGGTATTCCGGATATCTATCCGACGCCAGAATCATCTCCGATCAAACCGCAATATCCCTATGCGCTGACGAAGTATCTGGGCGAGGAGCTGGTACTGCATTGGGCTCAGGTCTATAAACTTCCCGCGCTTTCATTGCGGCTCTTCAATGTCTACGGAACACGTTCTCGAACAAGCGGGGCCTATGGGGCCGTCTTCGGTGTATTTCTGGCACAGAAGCTAAACGGGCATCCCTATACCGTCGTCGGCGATGGCAAGCAAACCCGTGACTTCACCTACGTGACGGACGTTGCCGGCGCGTTTCTTGCCGCGGCTGAGTCCTCGGTCACGGGTGTCGCGATGAACGTGGGCAGCGGCAATCACTACAGCGTCAATCGTTTGGTCGAACTCTTGGGAGGATCGGTCGTGCATATCCCCAAGCGTCCGGGTGAACCTGATTGCACGTTTGCATCCGTCGAAAAAATTGAAACCCTCCTGAGCTGGAAGGCGAAGGTTACGTTTGAAGCCGGGGTGGAAATGATGTTGAGGAATATCAACGACTGGAAGGATGCGCCAGTATGGGATCCTTCAAGTATCAGCCAGGCAACCCAAGCGTGGTTTCAGCACTTGGGTGTCTAA
- the cysC gene encoding adenylyl-sulfate kinase, producing MSGRSSHPTSSDVVWHYATVTRTLREAQNGHRGGIIWFTGLSGAGKSTLAHAVEAILHQAGCQTFVLDGDNVRHGLCGDLGFSPHDRHENIRRIGEVAKLFMEAGVIVLTAFISPYCADRARVRGMVAQGDFIEIYCDAPITICESRDVKGIYKKARAGQISQFTGIGSPYEAPETPELIVRTGAESLEICARRVIDELMRRGFVSSTKIAQDSENKR from the coding sequence ATGAGCGGTAGGTCCTCTCACCCAACATCATCAGATGTTGTCTGGCACTATGCCACAGTGACACGCACACTCCGAGAAGCGCAAAACGGCCATCGTGGTGGAATTATCTGGTTTACCGGGTTGTCGGGGGCAGGGAAATCGACGTTGGCACACGCGGTCGAAGCGATCCTCCATCAAGCTGGGTGCCAAACGTTTGTGCTTGATGGAGATAATGTGCGCCATGGGCTTTGTGGTGATTTGGGATTTTCACCTCACGACCGCCATGAAAATATCCGACGCATTGGGGAAGTGGCGAAGCTGTTTATGGAAGCGGGAGTGATCGTTCTCACCGCATTCATCTCGCCGTACTGTGCCGACCGAGCACGGGTGCGCGGCATGGTTGCGCAAGGAGACTTTATCGAGATTTATTGCGATGCACCTATCACAATTTGCGAATCACGCGATGTGAAAGGTATATACAAAAAGGCCAGAGCCGGACAAATCTCCCAATTCACCGGAATCGGTTCTCCCTATGAAGCGCCGGAAACACCTGAACTTATTGTCAGGACGGGAGCCGAATCTCTTGAGATCTGTGCGAGACGGGTAATCGACGAATTGATGCGACGTGGTTTTGTCTCGTCTACGAAGATTGCGCAAGACAGCGAGAACAAACGATGA